The genomic window tcctccatgttgaacaccaacaggaagaagcactgagggtgtcaagggcacagaatgtactctaggtgggggacttcaatgtccattaccaaaggtggctcggtagcaccaccactgacccagttggctgagtcttaaaggacagagctgctagactgggtcttcaGTTGTTGgagagggagccaacaagaggaaaaaaaccTACTTGACATTGTCCTCAGCAATctatctgttgcagatgcatctatccatgacagaatcagtaggagtgaccactgcacagtccacATGGAGACAAAGCCCTGCCTTCATGTTGAGAATACTCTCCATCAtggtgtgtggcactaccaccatgtaaatgggatagatttcgaacagatctagcaactcaagtcagggcatccatgaagtgctgtgggccatcagcagcagtagaattgtttATGACCGcaatcagtaacctcatggcctggtgtATATCTCATTCTACTGCTAccatcaatcctggttcaatgaagagtgcaggagggcatgccaggcatacctaaaaatgaggtgttaacctggtgaagctacaatacagtaagcagcatgcaatagaaagagctaagcgatcccacaaccaacatccAGTCGTgagtagtggtggacaattatacaactcactggaggaggaagcttcacaaagccccttcctcaatgatgggggaagcccagcacatcaggcaaatgacaaggctgaagcatttgcagccatcttcagccaaagCTGttgactggatgatccatctcagcctcctcctgacatccccaacatcacagatgccagtcttcagccaattcaattcgctccatgatatcaagaaatggttgaaggcattgTAAATTGTaaattgcaaaggctatgggccctgacaataatccagcaatagtactgatgacttgtgctgcagagcttccagtgcccctagccaagctgttccagtgcagcgtcaacactggcatctacctggcaatgtggaaaatgccaaggtatgtcctgtccacacaaagcgggacaaatccaacccagccaattaccagctgatcaatctactctcgatcatcagtaaagggaCGGAAAGGATCATAGCCAATGCTATCAAGTGCCGCTTACTCagaaataacttgctcactgacgatcattttgggttctgtcagggccactcagttcctgacctcattacagccttggttcaaacatggacaaaagagctaaactctaGAGTTGAGGGTGAgaatcactgcccttgacatcaaggctgcatttgaccaaatgtggattcaaggagccctagcaaaactggagtcaatgggaatcaggagaaaacaccactggttggagtcatacctggcacaaaggttgtggttgttggaggtcagtcatctcagtcccaggacatcacagctggagttcctcaggttagtgtcctaggcccaaccatcttcagctgcttcatcgatgaccttccttccatcataaggtcagaagtggggatgttcattgatgattgcacaatgttcagcaccattcgcgactcctcagatactgaagcagtccatgtccaaatgcagcaagacctggagaacattcatgtttgggctgataaatgacaaagttgcatttgtgccacacacaaatgccaggcaaagagcatttccaacaagagagagtctaaccatctctcctggtcagaatatataataatttacaatatctatcttatattctaacagtcagggttaatatgaggtaaaTAAGAatcaacaggcaaactgtggtcaaacacacactgcacaataaatgacagatgcgagCAAAACATattccacagatttctcaacaacccacccacgtGTCAGCAACGCTGTGAGTCGATCAATCTTactgaaactctgtttctctcacaaggGATTCCCATCTTCACCTTTGACCATCTCGCCTTGCAATTCTCTCCAAAGATCGCTCCAACTCGGCCGGCTTCAACAACAGCCCACCTCACAGTGTTTTAATCTTATCTCCTAAGATTCCGTTCATAAGCCTAAACTCAAGCATCAAactacaagcacaatttcagctctttggcTGTGCTGAGCTGAGCATTACTGTTCCAAAGGGATACCTTTACCCCAACAGcccacagcatggagtcaccaactttCGGCTGTCTTCTTGGATCTTCAAGGCTTCTCCTGAATGctcttcaattaccagggcttctcccAAGTCCACATTACTTAAAGTCTACTACCCACAACCCTTCCTCAACTCCTCCTTTTccttaacttaactgggacctgtttctgtgccctGTCCCTTATTTGAGACTTCCTTTGGGAACatttccctgtcccctgcctggaacACTTGCTGGCAATGGCACTTCTTACACGGTAACCTGACCCTGGTTTTCGCACCTTTTTTCCCTGTTTATGTGCAGGCACACTGGGCCTGCCTTGGACATGTAGGACTTACAAATTGCAGAGCTGCGCATGTGCAGCCTGCTCCCAGCCTGCGCATGTACAGAAAGTCAGAGGTCTATCAGGAGTTGAAGTTCCCAACCATTGAGCTCAACAAGGTAAGCATAGTTTTCGTAACGCaccgcacaagtcaggagcgtgatggaaaaccctccacttgcctgggtgagtgcagctccaaaaacactcgagaagctcaacactgtccaggacaaagcagcccacttgattggcaccccatctacaaacgttcactccatccaccaccaatacacagtggcagcagtgtgtaccatctacaagatgcactgcggcaactcaccaaggctccttcgacagcacctcccaaacctgcaacctccgccaagaagggcaaggacagcagttgcatgggaacaccaccacatgcacattcccctccaagcctctcactatcctgacttggaaataaatcaccttTCCTttacagtcgctgggtcaaaacactggcactcccttcctaacagcactgtgggtgtacctacaccacagggactgcagcagttcaagaagggggctcaacatcaccttctcaaaggcaattagggttggtcaataaatgctggtctagttaGAGATGCATACATCCCACGACAGAATAAAAAAACCCTCTTGtcatttctccctcatatgtttatctagcttcccttaaacatgggtctggagtcatatgtaagccagaccaggtaaggacaacaggtttCTTTCACAAAAGGTGAACCacttggatttttatgacaaaccATTTATTtcagggtcaccattactgatactagtttttttattccagatttatttaattgctgGACTTAAATTCCCCAACTTTCAGTGTATAATTTGAACTTAAATTCCCCAtgagtaacataaccactacacgATCATGACTGTCTCCATATATAACATCATAGTAGGATTTGAGCTCCTATATCCAGATTATTAGGCCTggtttattagtccagtaatataaccactaggCTAAGGATAAAACCTGGTGAGATTTGAGATTAAATTTTTAAGAACCAAAATTTCCTATTGATACCTTTCAGACCATGAAACTCTGAATTATCTCCTTTTCCCATTTCAGTCATTTCAGCAGGAGTAAATTTGAAATGCATTGATGGGATATGACCTGTATGGCACTTTCAGCCTCAAATAAGTGATGGTTTAAGGTGCCAACAAGAAAAAAAATGTGACATGGTACAAGGAATCAGGATGTTTTCTTAATGACTTTACAACTCAAATGTTTTTGCTTTGCTTTGCAATTTTAGGACACAGAGCTGCTACTTTACAAAGGCGGGCAAGATTGGGATGCCCTCTagtgcctctctcgctctacagATACAGATCAATGATTTCCTCAATGGGTTCAGTACCAAGCAGGGAAAATCCAATGGGCACACAGAAGCAGAGGAGACCAAGCCTTCCACgccatccagcaagctcaaaacccCCTCAATCAACAGCATCAACATGTCAGGCCTGAAACACTGCATTGCCAAACACGTGAGTATCCCTGAGAAACCAACAGGCCTGGATGTGGCCAATGGAAGAGAAAGCCAAGCAGCAGATGGCCAAATGGAGCAGGATGCGAGCGATGCCGAGGCAAATAGCAATGTCTCCAGTGATCAGGCCCAAAGGCAAATCAAATCCAGGGAGTCCACAAGCAGCCCGCAGCTCTCAGCGTGCCAAGAAAGCACTCCATATGATTCCGAGTTTTACGCTCCAGACGGACTGCCCAGAACCATGCATACCATGCCCAGTTTTCTTGAGGCCTTTGCGGAAGCGAAGAAAGCGAGGTACATCCGGCACCGAACCAAAACCGATGATGAGAAGGAACTGACGATCAGTGAAATTTTTGGAAAGAGAAGGGAACGTGTCCAAGATATCGTTGTAAAAGAGGTGGAAACCAGCAATGAAAAATACTTCACAGGAAAAAATACAGTTTAAAGGAATACTCCGGGATCTATTcgaacaaataaaaataacacATCTGTCCCAAATATGCTTGGGTTGCAATCTCAGTGGTTGAGCTGAGACAGTGCCTGATGGTGCCTCCAGCACTGACTCCACTGCAGTTTGCAAGGTGAATGGGAGGGCAGATTGTTAGCTTGGGACTGGCAGGTGCAAGTGTGACCAGACACCTCTGCCTGTCCCAGCCTTGTTCTGTCCAAATGAAGAGTGGCGAGTGCTTGTCCCCCTTGACCCAAGCACTAGTCCAATCAACCCCAAGCAAAGGGACCAATGTGTGTATCGTAGAAAGAAAAAATGCCCAGTTCAGACTCCATATGTTTCTTTGCAGAGGCCTGTATAGCTCACCACTGAGCATGCTGGCCACTGCTGCAACATTGCTACTAAGCCCTGGCTTCAAAATTCCTGCTTCATTGCCCTTGATTCTCTCACTTAATAAAAATCTATCGCtctcagtcttgaaagttccAACAGGCGCCGTATCTCAGCcttctgggggagagaattccagattcctGCCACCTTTGAAGAAAATAGCAGAGTTCTGCGCACAGATTGGATAAATACACTGCAGTCTTTTGTTGTCAACCTGAGTACGTAGTTGGCAGCAACTTCTGTCTGCCAGCTTGTGTCGCACTCACACAGGTGAGATCACTAGCTGCAATGTAGATTCAGCTTACATTCTGCCCAGCCAACCGGGCAAGCAGCTCATTTCTTTGATGAAAAGGGAAACCACAAGGACAGCTGGAGGGACAGCACATGAAGATTGGCCCACATTTTGCTGCCAAAGTAACAAGTTTAATGTGTATTTCATTATTAATGTATAAATCATTCATCAActtgtggtggggaagagataACCCATGGATTACGGATCTCTGGATAATCGGTGCTGCCCAACCATTCACCTTGCACAAATGACATCTTGCCCCAAACGTTCCCATGAATTGAAATTCATGAAATTGTTGTATTTGTATATTAATTGACCATTAAACCTGTGATAGAAAGTGAGGGCTGGAAATTAACAACAGAACTACTTTTTAATGAGATTTATGTTCATGCAATGCTGTGCAACCTTCCTAGCCCGGAAAAGGAACAATTTAAACagtggagtctcattcctacaGGTAATAAATTGTCCTTGGAGAttaattatttttctatttttcctttctcGTCTCTATTTTTTCTTGGTCTTTTGATGTAAGCCAATTAACAACATGCTGCCATTAGTCCAAAAATACATTCTGATTACCACACAATTGACTTTCAATGCCAGTGCAATGCCAGATACATAGGcaattggctgatcaaatcaaacagcatgttctttCAGTTATCCATAATGGGAGAATACGGacccatactcaaccagcccaggCTTGCAAACCCAAATCGAACGCCTACTGTTAAATGTGATTTCACGATTGGGTGATACTGAGtgcgctgacaaccaatttaagagaATCAGTTAAgctcgtaatgtggctcatttatgcttgctagaagcgacaTTGATTCATAGGCAGGGTTTGAAGCCATTCCTCGCCCAATCCAGCCTCCAGAAAAATGGCCATGAGTCAGGGCCAGAATGGAGAGCCAGCATCCAGGAAATTCCTTGCCTGCCTGCTTCTGTTCCTTCCCCAAAACTGTATTATGGAGAAGACATACTGACAGTGTAACAACCAGAGTAAACTAAAACCAAAGGGGCCACAGAGATACAGCAAGCCTCTCACCTTCATCTGTTTAAAATATATGAGTGATGCTTATTAACTAGCAGACTTGCAATTAATGTTGATAAATGTTCAATCTTTATTCTTGCTTTTAGCATCAATGTTAATGAAAATACTTATAAAAAGTTTAGATGTGCCAAATGCTTTTTAATAGCTTTAGTTGAATATTTAAATCTTTGTTGCAAAATTTAATCATACCAATTGGTTCTCCAAAGCAAAATAGGAGTCTACAGCATGAAGTATATGAAACAGCTGCTTAAGATTAAGAGAAGTGTAAATTTCTGGTCTATAGCACCAAGTCAAATGTATGTATAAACCTGTGGCAGAACAAATTATATCTAGTATCTATATTGATTTATAGATGGATTCTGCAAATAAAATGTAGCCCACTATGATACCTTTATACTGATTATAAGACTTCTTAAAATTCACTTTAAAAATGAGTATCACAATCCATCAGCATATAAATGCATAATCTCTCCAATCATCTTTCATTGCCTGATTTTACCCTTTAATATGTTGCTACGTCATTGTATGTGTGAACTCTTTTCACAGATTTTTACTGGGATTTATacacatttcctgatttatatgaATGAAAACTGAAATGTAATATTTCTGTTCTCtcatttagaatcatagaattgttacaggaggccattcagttcatcagGTTGATGCTGGGTCTTTTGTGCCATTGTGATAACTTGTGAAGTCACTAAATGTATGGAATAAGGTGGGAAATGTAAAAGAGAAAAGCAGAATTCTACTTTTTAAATGTCTGTATTAATTATAAAACAAGTAATGATGTGACCTTTCTTGTCAGTGCAAAATAAGAACATACTTAATAAaattgtgtgtgtaattgtggaAAAGTTTGTATTATTTTGGTATTTCTGTCTGTAGGCCTTGCATAGAATAACTAACTCACAAACTCATTGAGAAATGTTAGCTCACATTTTCCCCCCTCTCTTCGACAGTATGTGACTTTTATACTTCAACAAAACTGAATGTCCTTATATCAAGTGACCTTTGCTCATGTCTAAACCTAGATAGTCTCACAGCTGAGACTAAACGTGACCCTGTCTGAAATCTGTGGACTTGCACTTCCAGCAGAGATGGCTAGATAGTGATTAACAGCAAGACTTAGTGAATATCAGGTGATGTGACTGTGCATTTGTTGCTTGGAAAGTGATAATTATTCTCAAACAAAAGGTATGACGCAGCTTTGCTTTTAAAGATCGACAAAGAACATTTCAGTATTTTCGTTTCAATTTTCTCAATTTATTATTCATCCTATTCCAGCATAAATTACAATGGTACATTCATTAGAACCATGTAATTATCTCTGCGTGTGGATGGTACAGTATGTGCTTCAAGTTGTTAAAAAACAATTCTGAGCCAGACCCCACCTGGAGATCAGTTGATCATTGCTACAAAGCCAATTCCAActgacaacagcaacttgcatttatatagcgcctttaacatagtaaaaagtcccagggtgcttcacaaTGACCTCAATCTTCCCCATActtgggggaaatttctgctcatctatgATTGGATGTAGGACAAGCAGCATGACTAATGAGAGgcagtggaggggttgagagatGTGCTAACAGGCTAAAGCTGGAGGTTGTCAGTGTACATATAACCTGACATTTTTTCCAATGGTATCATCATGGGGGTACCAGAAGCACAAGTCCTCAGGAAACCTAGTGGATGCCATGTTAAAGTCCTGGCACATGTTCAACAGAGTGCTGCCACAGTTCTGCTAGTCCCAGGGAAATCTCCACTCAGTATTACACAGAATACAGTGCCTTAGGCTGTTACTGTCTACAGCGTATCACCTGTCTGCTGCAAACAAAAACTCAAACAGGGTGCAATTGCAGGGCAATATGGGGTGAAAGAAAACTGGCAACTCCCCTTCAACTTTTTCAAGCCGTTGTGGAAAATCAGGCATGATGTTAAATGGTCACCTAATACACCATCAACTATCAGTCTCCAATTACTCCAACAGCCTCAATTACTCGATCAACCCCAATTACCCCATCACACCCCAATAACCCCATCACATACCAATAACCCCATCACCCTCCAATCCACCCCCTGACCCCAGTCACATCCTCACCGCAATAACCCCTCACCCaaatcaccccctcaccaccccaatccactccctcaccccctcaccccatcccattCACCTCCTCACAGCAATAACCCCGTAACCCAGTCACCttctcactcccattaccccctcAACCCAATCACCTACTCACCCAATCATCCCCTCATCCCAGtcacccccattaccccctcacCCTACCCCAATCACCTACTCACCCCAATCACCTCCTCATCCCAATTACCCCCTCCCCCTAATCACCCCCTCACCCTACCCCAATCACCTACTCACCCCAATCACCATCTCatcccaatcaccccctccccctaatcACCCCTCACCCTACCCCAATCACCTACTCATCCCAATCACCACCTCATCCCAATTACCCTCTCCCCCTAATCACCCCCTCACCCTACCCCAATCACCTACTCACCCCAATCACCACCTCATCCCAGTCACCATCTCATCCCAATTACCCCCTCCCCCTAATCACCCCTCACCCTACCCCAATCACCACCTCATCCCAAtcaccacctcaccccaccccaaccacttaCTCACCCAGATCACTCCCTCAACCCAATCACCCCCTCATCCCACCCCAATCATTTACCccaatcaccccctcacccaaccccaaccacctACTCACCCCAgtcacccccaaccccttcactccaatcacccctcaccccaccctaaTAACACCTCACCTTAATCACTTCCACACCTCAATAACCCCATTACCCCAATAGCACCCCTACCCCATtcaccccctcactccaataATCCCCTCACACCAACAACCCAACAACTCGCTACCCAAAACAGGTCCTCACCCAAACAGCCCACTCACAccacaaccccctcaccccagcaacccctcaccccaatcacccccctcacCTCTACCCCAATCACCTCCTCACACCAATAACACCCCCAAGCCAATCATCTCCTCACCCcaatcactccctcacccctaccTCAATCACCTCCTCATCCAAGTAACCTCCTCACCCCAAAACCCCCTTACCCCAATCCACCTTCATCCCAATCACCCCTCATCTCAATCACCtccacactccaacaaccccaTCATCCCAATAGCTCCCCTACTCCATTCGCCCCTCACCCAATTATCTCCTTGCACCAATAATCCCCTCATCCCAACAACCCTCAGCCCAACAACTCCCCCCAACAGCCCACTACCCAAAAAATCCTCACCCCAACAGCCCACTCACCCCATCAAACACCTCACCCCAACAACCCCCTTACCCCAATCACCGCCTCACCCCAATCACCCCTTCcccaatcaccttctcacccaatAACCCTCTCACCtcaatcaccccctcaccccaataaCCCCCTCACTTCAATCACCTCCTCACCCCAATAACCCGATTACCCCAATAGCTCCCCTACCCcattcaccccctcaccccaatgaTCCCCTCAACCCAACAACCTCCTCAGCCCaacaactcctcccaacagcctgCTACCCTAAAAAACTCCGCTAACCCCAAcagccccctcaccccaacagccccctcaccccaacaacaccctcaccctaatcaccctctcacactccaatAACCCCATCAACCCATAGTGCTTTTGTATAATCAAATCCTGTGTCAGTTCGACCTCTCAGCTACCACTGACAACACTTACTCACCCAATCATCCCCTCATCCCagtcacccccatcaccccctcaccctacCCCAATCACCTACTCACCCCAATCACCTCCTCATCCCAATTACCCCCTCCCCCTAATCACCCCCTCACCCTACCCCAATCACCTACTCACCCCAATCACCACCTTAAAAACGAGCAGGTACAAAGAGcatccccaccagcctccaccccACCAGCAGAAATACAGCAAAGGACAGAATGGAGTATAATGGGCCTTGAAATGAACAGACCACTACGTGGGCCGAAACTTGACAAGCTACAAGGACATCATAACCACTGCCAACAATCTCATTTTCAACAGCCCACAGCTGTTGTCCAGTTTATATTGGATGAAGTTATTTCGCTCCACATTGATCGAAAATGGAGTCCCAACACAGAGCAGTAGCTTTCCCATGAGACTTCATTGAAAATATCTTTCCAGATACACATAATGTTACAGAATTAGTGCACAATTAAGGTGCATTAATCGACGTACATCCTTTGTTCATTATTGCCAGTCCAGCTGAGGGACAGTGCAGGTTTCCATCTGTGGCAACATGAACAGATTTCTTTTAGACTGTCCCCTATTGGTGCTTGAATGctgttattttatttaataatgtctCACAAGCTTTAACACACCCTTCAGCTGGCAATacgcaccccccaccctccccccgccacctccgcaccccccccccccacccccccacacccccctgcacTCCACCACCACAGTTGCTCGTCACTCTGCTTTCCATTTACTTCCCAAATAACAAGCCAAACCAGTTCAGTCAACCCACATTTATATGATTTATGATACAtgcaattttgaaatgttttgatatCAAGAGCATTTCTTTAAATCACAATTTGACTGTAATATACCAAATCACTTTTAATTTTTACTTCACCTTTTGCACCCGCTCCTGACCTTTCAACTCATGCCAGTGCCACATGGGAACAATGCAATCCTATTTTCCACTACAAAGCTAGCCATATCCTTGTGGATATGTTGCAATTGTTTACTCTtttgttcaatctctctctctgtctttataaACCAGGCCCCAAAGTCCAAGGCTCGACAAACACTGCCAGTTCTAACATTAGACAGAATTTTCTTGTTGGAGAGTGGGCGCaggccccacacacaaacacgtgtAAAGTGGCGCACGGTAATGTCAGGCAGGCGTCCCAATATCAACGcgcaccatcgtgatatttcattgggcgggtgcGCAATGCTCTCCGAttcacgcccgccattaattagtCGGCCACTTAAGGCTCTTGAGGCACCAATCGACAGCGATTTTTTCGGTACCCGTGCGATCTTTGGGTCAGCGCAAGGGCACAAAGGGCAggtgtataaacctcatccacaggtgggataagaggggtcagtggggtcgcgagcgtgctctgtcaaatattgatgtttcaaagttgctgatacttgcttgtgtgatctgcaatacttcaaaacgcatcccagctgcttggtccggactcacaaccttcaggtcagcactctgcagtgaggaatcttttttgggcctgcatgtttcaggaagccttcccttagcctgggaatgggagctgaaacCTCCACTGGAGGTACCTCCGCTGAGGAGGAAagaagggctagaagggggaggaagtTGTCAGGGGTGCAcactcagcctccaggggagccacctttgtgaggacaggcgcaggcacaagggatgtaAGACCAAGAGGtaatccaaggtggaaggagctgcagaagatgccactatcctgctgccaggctttacaggcggtgaagcagctacctcaatatgtctgaggtgcagtgccgaaggaggctccgtctctcaagggagacagtcaactatatctgtcagatgattgggcctgagatctctgtgaacggtgtgggtggacaccccatgtcagtggctctgaaggtcacagttgtcctcaacttctatgcctctggctccttccagggctcggtgggtgatctttgcagagtctcccaatcagctgtccacacttgtgtcaagcaggttacagatgccctgttcaggtgtgtattgaccttcatcctctaccgttgggaccaggcaagtcagggacagagagccagaggcttcgcggccattgctggcttcccccatgtccagggtgctatagactgtacacatgtggccatcaaggctccaggaggtgaacccggtgccttcgtcaacaggaagagcttccactccatgaacgtgcagatagtgtgtgatcacaggatgctgattctacaagtctgtgcaaggtacccaggcagctcccacgacgcctacatcctcagacactcccaggtgccgagtgtcttcagtgctcctgctcggctggatggatggctgctgggtgacaagggctatcccctcagaaggtggctcatgacgcctctccgctatccaagaacagaagctgaacagcggtacgataggagccacggcaccacaacggctgtggtggggagagccatcggtcttctcaagatgcgcttccgatgcctggaccagtaccccctagatcgtgtctcactgatagtggctgcatgctgcgttctccacaatcttgcgctggaaagggggaacac from Carcharodon carcharias isolate sCarCar2 chromosome 16, sCarCar2.pri, whole genome shotgun sequence includes these protein-coding regions:
- the LOC121289389 gene encoding coiled-coil domain-containing protein 190, producing MQRSKSHIFEGDIKRFEAERRQSKRAEVRLQNGLHDLEEARFYCIDRMIKEQRRIQRDLIRINNGYSKKVAVDNFRLLYPDNSTSARGKSGSSKIILPTIPGVKDHAVILESGRSRTQSCYFTKAGKIGMPSSASLALQIQINDFLNGFSTKQGKSNGHTEAEETKPSTPSSKLKTPSINSINMSGLKHCIAKHVSIPEKPTGLDVANGRESQAADGQMEQDASDAEANSNVSSDQAQRQIKSRESTSSPQLSACQESTPYDSEFYAPDGLPRTMHTMPSFLEAFAEAKKARYIRHRTKTDDEKELTISEIFGKRRERVQDIVVKEVETSNEKYFTGKNTV